Proteins encoded within one genomic window of Acidovorax sp. 107:
- a CDS encoding pyridoxal phosphate-dependent aminotransferase, with translation MREVVQSLEESRIREVANEGLGRSDVLKFWFGESDEVTPDFIREAAIASLQKGETFYAHNLGLPELRHAIAGYMHGLHPQQHTDAWFDRIAVTSGGVNGLMVAVQALVDAGDEVVLVTPVWPNLVAQPRILGAQVRTVPLVANAQGAWRLDMDALLAAITPGTRLLVVNAPNNPTGWTLTREEQATILAHCRRTGTWILADEVYERLYYAGDTANGAAPSFLDVAEPEDRLIVTHSFSKSFLMTGWRLGWLVLPPSLTHAVGKLIEFNTSCAPVFVQRGATVALQRTDEVTPALVAHLKTCRDTLVPLLADVPGVSVATPRGGMYAFFRIDGHDDCLTLAKRLVREAGLGLAPGSAFGGEASGWLRWCFASRDVGRLEEGVGRLRGWLKG, from the coding sequence ATGCGAGAAGTAGTCCAAAGCCTCGAAGAGTCGCGCATCCGCGAAGTGGCCAACGAAGGCCTGGGGCGCAGCGATGTGCTGAAGTTCTGGTTTGGCGAGAGCGACGAGGTGACGCCCGATTTCATCCGCGAGGCGGCTATTGCTTCGCTGCAAAAGGGCGAGACTTTTTACGCCCACAACCTGGGCCTGCCCGAGCTGCGCCACGCGATTGCGGGCTACATGCACGGCCTGCACCCCCAGCAACACACCGATGCATGGTTTGACCGCATCGCCGTCACATCGGGCGGCGTGAACGGGCTGATGGTGGCCGTGCAGGCACTGGTGGACGCAGGCGACGAAGTGGTGCTAGTCACGCCCGTGTGGCCCAACCTGGTGGCGCAGCCGCGCATTCTGGGCGCGCAGGTGCGCACCGTGCCGCTGGTGGCCAACGCACAGGGCGCTTGGCGCCTGGACATGGACGCGCTACTGGCCGCCATCACGCCCGGCACGCGCCTGCTGGTGGTGAACGCGCCTAACAACCCCACAGGCTGGACGCTGACGCGCGAGGAACAAGCCACCATCCTGGCGCACTGCCGCCGCACGGGTACCTGGATTTTGGCGGACGAGGTGTATGAGCGGCTGTACTACGCGGGTGACACGGCCAACGGCGCGGCACCCAGCTTTCTGGACGTGGCTGAGCCCGAGGACCGGCTGATCGTGACGCACAGCTTTTCCAAGAGTTTTTTGATGACCGGCTGGCGCCTTGGGTGGCTGGTGCTGCCGCCGTCGCTGACGCATGCCGTCGGCAAGCTGATCGAGTTCAACACCTCGTGTGCGCCGGTGTTTGTGCAGCGCGGGGCGACGGTGGCGCTACAGCGCACGGATGAGGTGACGCCTGCGCTGGTGGCGCATCTGAAGACCTGCCGGGACACGCTGGTGCCGCTGCTGGCCGATGTGCCGGGGGTGTCCGTAGCCACGCCGCGTGGGGGGATGTATGCGTTTTTCCGCATCGACGGGCATGACGATTGCCTGACGCTGGCCAAGCGGCTGGTGCGGGAGGCGGGGTTGGGGTTGGCGCCGGGCAGTGCGTTTGGGGGCGAGGCGTCGGGGTGGTTGCGGTGGTGTTTTGCGAGCCGGGATGTGGGGAGATTGGAGGAAGGGGTGGGGAGGTTGAGGGGGTGGTTGAAGGGGTGA
- a CDS encoding efflux RND transporter permease subunit, with protein MNLSRFFIDRPIFAGVLSVLIFLGGLIALRGLPISEYPEVAPPSVVVRAQYPGANPKVIAETVATPLEESINGVEGMLYMGSQATTDGVMTLTVTFALGTDPDKAQQLVQNRVSQAEPRLPEEVRRLGVTTVKSAPDLTMVVHLVSPNNRYDIDYLRNYAVLNVKDRLARIGGVGQVQVFGGGDYSMRAWLDPQKVAQRGLSASDVVAAIRGQNVQAAAGVVGASPGLPGVDLQLSINAQGRLQTEEEFGDIIVKTGADGAVTRLRDVARLELGAADYSLRSLLNNDPAVGMGVFQAPGSNALDISANVRKTMDEIQKNMPEGVEYRIAYDPTQFVRASIQSVIHTLLEAIALVVLVVILFLQTWRASIIPLLAVPVSVVGTFAVLHLLGFSINALSLFGLVLAIGIVVDDAIVVVENVERNIEAGLTPREATYRAMREVSGPIIAIALVLVAVFVPLAFISGLTGQFYRQFAVTIAISTVISAINSLTLSPALSALLLKGHDEPKDALTRGMDKVFGGLFRGFNRLFHRGSEAYSGGVKRVIGRKALMFVIYLALVGATVGLFKIVPGGFVPAQDKQYLIGFAQLPDGATLDRTDNVIRRMGEIMKENPNVEDAIAFPGLSINGFTNSSNSGIVFATLKPFAERTRADQSGGAVAGQLNQAFGSIQDAFIAMFPPPPVAGLGTTGGFKLQIEDRASLGYEAMDNAVKAFMGKAYQTPELAGLFTSWQVNVPQLYANIDRTKARQLGVPVTDIFDTLQIYLGSLYANDFNQFGRTYSVRVQADAAYRARAEDVGLLKVRSATGEMVPLSALMKMEPSFGPERAMRYNGYLAADVNGGPAPGYSSGQAQAAIERIAKETLPQGITFEWTELTYQEILAGNSAVLVFPLAILLVFLVLAAQYESLTLPIAIILIVPMGILAAMTGVWLTKGDNNVFTQIGLIVLVGLSAKNAILIVEFARELEFAGRTPVQAAIEASRLRLRPILMTSLAFVMGVLPLVLSTGAGAEMRSAMGVAVFAGMIGVTAFGLFLTPVFYVLLRKLAGNRPLVEHGAHVAPISHNQGTGGTAHPVLAAPRKEHE; from the coding sequence ATGAACCTGTCCCGCTTTTTCATCGACCGCCCCATCTTCGCCGGGGTGCTGTCGGTGCTCATCTTCCTCGGGGGGCTCATCGCATTGCGCGGTCTGCCCATCTCCGAATACCCTGAAGTCGCGCCGCCCTCCGTGGTGGTGCGCGCCCAGTACCCCGGCGCCAACCCCAAGGTGATCGCCGAGACCGTGGCCACGCCGCTGGAGGAATCCATCAACGGCGTGGAAGGCATGCTCTACATGGGCAGCCAGGCCACCACGGACGGCGTGATGACGCTGACGGTGACCTTTGCCCTGGGCACCGACCCCGACAAGGCCCAGCAGCTGGTGCAGAACCGCGTCTCGCAGGCCGAGCCGCGCCTGCCCGAGGAAGTGCGCCGCCTGGGCGTCACCACCGTCAAGAGCGCGCCGGACCTGACCATGGTGGTCCACCTGGTCTCGCCCAACAACCGCTACGACATCGACTACCTGCGCAACTACGCGGTGCTCAACGTGAAGGACCGCCTCGCCCGCATCGGCGGCGTGGGCCAGGTGCAGGTCTTCGGCGGTGGCGACTACTCCATGCGTGCATGGCTCGACCCGCAGAAGGTCGCGCAGCGCGGCCTGTCGGCCAGCGACGTGGTGGCCGCCATCCGTGGCCAGAACGTGCAGGCGGCCGCCGGCGTGGTGGGGGCATCGCCCGGCCTGCCCGGCGTGGACCTGCAACTGTCCATCAACGCGCAGGGCCGCCTGCAGACCGAAGAGGAGTTCGGCGACATCATCGTGAAGACCGGTGCCGATGGCGCCGTGACGCGCCTGCGCGACGTCGCCCGCCTGGAACTGGGCGCGGCCGACTACTCGCTGCGCTCGCTGCTCAACAACGATCCGGCCGTGGGCATGGGCGTGTTCCAGGCCCCGGGCTCCAACGCGCTCGACATCTCAGCCAACGTGCGCAAGACCATGGACGAGATCCAGAAGAACATGCCCGAAGGCGTGGAGTACCGCATTGCGTACGACCCCACCCAGTTCGTGCGTGCGTCCATCCAGTCCGTGATCCACACGCTGCTCGAAGCCATCGCCCTCGTGGTGCTGGTGGTGATCCTGTTCCTGCAGACCTGGCGCGCCTCCATCATCCCGCTACTGGCGGTGCCGGTGTCGGTGGTGGGCACGTTCGCGGTGCTGCACCTGCTGGGCTTCTCGATCAACGCGCTCTCGCTGTTCGGCCTGGTGCTGGCCATCGGCATCGTGGTGGACGACGCTATCGTGGTGGTGGAAAACGTGGAGCGCAACATCGAGGCGGGCCTGACCCCGCGCGAGGCCACCTACCGCGCCATGCGTGAAGTGTCCGGCCCCATCATCGCCATCGCGCTGGTGCTGGTGGCGGTGTTCGTGCCGCTGGCCTTCATCAGTGGACTCACGGGCCAGTTCTACCGCCAGTTCGCGGTGACGATCGCGATCTCCACCGTGATCTCAGCCATCAACTCGCTGACGCTGTCGCCGGCGCTGAGCGCGCTGCTGCTCAAGGGCCACGACGAGCCCAAGGACGCGCTCACGCGCGGCATGGACAAGGTGTTTGGCGGCCTGTTCCGTGGCTTCAACCGCCTGTTCCATCGCGGCTCTGAAGCGTATAGCGGTGGCGTCAAGCGCGTCATCGGCCGCAAGGCGCTGATGTTCGTGATCTACCTCGCACTGGTGGGCGCCACCGTGGGCCTGTTCAAGATCGTGCCCGGCGGCTTCGTGCCCGCGCAGGACAAGCAGTACCTGATCGGCTTTGCCCAGCTGCCCGACGGCGCTACGCTGGACCGCACCGATAACGTGATCCGTCGCATGGGCGAGATCATGAAGGAGAACCCGAACGTCGAAGACGCGATCGCCTTCCCCGGCCTGTCTATCAACGGCTTCACCAACAGCTCCAACTCCGGCATCGTGTTCGCCACGCTCAAGCCCTTTGCCGAGCGCACCCGCGCCGACCAGAGCGGCGGCGCCGTGGCAGGCCAGCTGAACCAGGCCTTCGGCAGCATCCAGGATGCGTTCATCGCCATGTTCCCGCCACCCCCAGTGGCGGGCCTGGGCACCACGGGCGGCTTCAAGCTGCAGATCGAAGACCGCGCCTCGCTGGGCTACGAAGCCATGGACAACGCCGTGAAAGCCTTCATGGGCAAGGCCTACCAGACGCCCGAACTGGCGGGCTTGTTCACGAGCTGGCAGGTCAACGTGCCGCAGCTGTACGCCAACATCGACCGCACCAAGGCGCGCCAGCTGGGTGTGCCTGTGACCGATATCTTCGACACGCTGCAGATCTACCTGGGCAGCCTGTACGCCAACGACTTCAACCAGTTTGGCCGCACCTACAGCGTGCGCGTGCAGGCCGATGCAGCCTACCGGGCGCGGGCGGAAGATGTGGGCCTGCTCAAGGTGCGCTCTGCCACCGGCGAGATGGTGCCCCTGTCGGCCCTGATGAAGATGGAGCCGAGCTTCGGCCCCGAGCGCGCCATGCGCTACAACGGGTATCTCGCGGCCGACGTGAACGGCGGCCCCGCGCCCGGCTATTCATCGGGCCAGGCCCAGGCGGCCATCGAACGCATCGCCAAGGAGACGCTGCCCCAGGGCATCACCTTCGAGTGGACCGAGCTGACCTACCAGGAGATCCTGGCCGGCAACTCTGCCGTGCTGGTGTTCCCGCTGGCCATCCTGCTGGTGTTCCTGGTTCTGGCCGCGCAGTACGAAAGCCTGACGCTGCCCATCGCCATCATCCTGATCGTGCCCATGGGCATCCTGGCCGCGATGACCGGGGTGTGGCTCACCAAGGGTGACAACAACGTGTTCACGCAGATCGGGCTCATCGTGCTGGTGGGGCTGTCGGCCAAGAACGCCATCCTGATCGTGGAGTTTGCGCGCGAGCTGGAGTTTGCCGGGCGCACCCCTGTGCAGGCCGCCATCGAGGCCAGCCGCCTGCGTCTGCGCCCCATCCTGATGACCTCGCTGGCGTTTGTGATGGGCGTTTTGCCCCTGGTGCTGTCCACCGGCGCGGGCGCCGAAATGCGCAGCGCCATGGGTGTGGCGGTGTTCGCCGGGATGATTGGGGTGACGGCCTTTGGCCTGTTCCTCACGCCCGTGTTCTATGTGCTGCTGCGCAAGCTGGCTGGCAACCGCCCTCTGGTGGAGCATGGCGCGCATGTGGCGCCCATCTCGCACAACCAGGGCACCGGTGGCACCGCCCACCCTGTGCTGGCCGCGCCGCGCAAGGAGCACGAGTGA
- a CDS encoding LysR family transcriptional regulator — protein MDQIQAMRIFVRVVEAGTFTRAADSLNLPKATVTKHVQALEERLRVKLLNRTTRRVTVTPDGAAYYDRTVRLLTDLDDIEASMTNARANPRGRLRIDVGTSVAQLLIIPHLAEFHARYPDIQVDLGVSDRTVDLIGDNVDCVIRGGELSDQSLVARRIGNLEFITAAAPAYLERKGTPTHPLEIEEKHASVIYFSPQSGRHYPLEFRRGDESIDITGPYQLSVNEANAYVTSIVAGLGIGQITSWQAQRYLDSGALVQLLPDWTQPLLPVYVVYPPNRHLSAKVRAFVDWAAELFQREDHLQRKA, from the coding sequence ATGGACCAGATTCAGGCCATGCGCATATTCGTGCGGGTGGTGGAGGCCGGTACGTTTACCCGGGCAGCAGATTCGCTGAACCTGCCCAAAGCCACGGTGACCAAGCATGTGCAGGCGCTGGAGGAGCGGCTGCGCGTGAAGCTGCTCAACCGCACCACGCGCCGCGTGACGGTGACGCCCGACGGCGCAGCCTACTACGACCGCACGGTGCGGCTGCTGACCGACCTGGACGACATCGAGGCCAGCATGACCAACGCGCGCGCCAACCCGCGCGGGCGGCTGCGCATCGACGTGGGCACATCGGTGGCACAGTTGCTCATCATTCCGCACCTGGCAGAGTTCCATGCCCGTTACCCGGACATCCAGGTGGACCTGGGCGTGAGCGACCGCACGGTGGACCTGATCGGCGACAACGTGGACTGCGTGATCCGGGGGGGCGAGCTGAGCGACCAGTCGCTGGTGGCGCGCCGCATTGGCAACCTGGAGTTCATCACCGCCGCCGCGCCCGCCTACCTGGAGCGCAAGGGCACCCCCACGCACCCGCTGGAGATCGAGGAGAAACACGCCAGCGTCATCTACTTCTCGCCCCAAAGCGGGCGGCACTACCCGCTGGAGTTTCGCCGGGGGGATGAGTCCATCGACATCACCGGCCCTTACCAGCTGAGCGTGAACGAGGCCAATGCCTACGTCACCTCCATCGTGGCGGGCCTGGGCATTGGCCAGATCACCAGCTGGCAGGCCCAGCGCTACCTTGACAGCGGAGCCCTGGTGCAACTGCTGCCCGACTGGACCCAGCCCCTGCTGCCCGTGTACGTGGTGTACCCCCCGAACCGCCACCTGAGCGCCAAGGTGCGCGCCTTTGTGGACTGGGCGGCCGAGCTTTTTCAGCGGGAAGACCATCTGCAACGCAAAGCCTGA
- a CDS encoding efflux transporter outer membrane subunit, translated as MTDLLLTKNSTDGALAVRKRSLLAPLAAALVLAGCMTQPVAPAPHAGVPVPASFTAGGDALPTAPWTVAAPAEAQPRGEWWLGFQDPVLADLVQRAGQANTSIQQAAARLAEARTLLRSADAARSVQVGASAGVTRQAGAATTGSAAPATLGTGGLNASYELDLFGRLSQTSDAARLDADAREALLQSTRLMVQADVAQTYLQLRAVQAEQVLVQENLAAYQDTLRLTQRRLQAGDVAELDVARVQTEVAATESDALALQRQQALLTNALALLAGEVASGFVLPPATGDAALPVIPPGVPGTVLARRPDVSAAQTSVLAAQARVGVAQKAWFPAVTLTGNAGHASPELGDLFKWSARAWGVSALLSLPIFDGGQRDAQIEGAKARLEAALADHRGQVLNAFRDVEDQLTSLRLLSGQAEAQGRAVTAARRATQLSDVRYRNGLVSQLELLDARRSELRNRRQALQVRTAQYVATVGLIRALGGGWGDQPAVKMAAVSQ; from the coding sequence ATGACCGATTTGCTTTTGACAAAGAACTCCACCGACGGAGCCCTCGCAGTGCGCAAGCGCAGCCTGCTGGCGCCCCTGGCCGCCGCCCTGGTGCTGGCCGGTTGCATGACCCAGCCCGTGGCCCCCGCGCCGCATGCGGGGGTGCCCGTGCCCGCCAGCTTCACGGCAGGGGGCGACGCGCTGCCCACGGCCCCCTGGACGGTGGCCGCTCCCGCCGAGGCGCAGCCGCGCGGCGAGTGGTGGCTGGGCTTTCAAGACCCGGTGCTGGCCGACCTGGTGCAGCGTGCGGGCCAAGCCAACACCAGCATCCAGCAGGCCGCAGCACGATTGGCCGAGGCGCGCACGCTGCTGCGCTCTGCCGACGCCGCACGCTCGGTGCAAGTGGGCGCATCGGCGGGAGTGACGCGCCAGGCAGGCGCTGCCACCACCGGTAGCGCAGCGCCCGCCACGCTGGGCACGGGGGGGCTCAACGCCTCGTACGAACTGGACCTGTTTGGCCGCCTGTCGCAGACCAGTGACGCCGCACGGCTGGACGCCGACGCGCGCGAAGCCCTGCTGCAAAGCACGCGCCTGATGGTGCAGGCCGATGTGGCGCAAACATACCTGCAGCTGCGCGCCGTGCAGGCCGAGCAGGTGCTGGTGCAAGAGAACCTGGCCGCTTACCAGGACACCCTGCGCCTGACGCAGCGCCGCCTGCAAGCGGGCGACGTGGCTGAGCTGGACGTAGCCCGTGTTCAGACCGAGGTAGCCGCTACCGAGTCCGACGCGCTGGCCTTGCAGCGCCAGCAGGCCCTGCTCACCAATGCGCTCGCTTTGCTGGCGGGCGAGGTGGCCAGCGGCTTTGTGCTGCCGCCCGCGACGGGCGATGCTGCGTTGCCGGTGATTCCCCCCGGTGTGCCCGGAACGGTGCTGGCGCGCCGACCCGATGTGTCTGCCGCACAAACTTCCGTGCTGGCCGCGCAAGCGCGCGTGGGCGTGGCGCAGAAGGCGTGGTTCCCGGCCGTCACGCTCACCGGCAATGCGGGGCATGCGTCGCCCGAGCTGGGCGATCTGTTCAAGTGGTCCGCGCGTGCCTGGGGCGTGAGTGCGCTGCTGTCGCTGCCGATCTTTGACGGCGGCCAGCGCGATGCGCAGATCGAGGGCGCGAAGGCGCGCCTGGAGGCTGCGCTGGCAGACCACCGGGGGCAGGTGCTCAACGCGTTTCGTGACGTGGAGGATCAGCTGACCTCGCTGCGTCTGTTGTCCGGCCAGGCCGAGGCGCAGGGGCGGGCGGTGACGGCCGCGCGGCGGGCGACGCAGTTGTCGGATGTGCGGTATCGCAATGGGCTGGTGAGCCAGCTGGAGTTGTTGGACGCGCGGCGCAGCGAGTTGCGCAATCGGCGGCAGGCGTTGCAGGTGCGGACGGCGCAGTATGTGGCGACGGTGGGGTTGATTCGGGCGCTTGGGGGAGGGTGGGGGGATCAGCCTGCGGTGAAGATGGCTGCTGTGTCGCAGTAG
- a CDS encoding NAD-dependent succinate-semialdehyde dehydrogenase, whose translation MTYPNTQLFIAGQWQDAAEGKTLAVFNPSTGKEIGRVAHATKVDLDRALDAAQKGFEAWRDMPAAERAKTMRRAAALMRERAESIAAIMVQEQGKPLAEAKVETMASADIIEWFADESLRVYGRIVPSRNLKATQMVLKDPVGPVAAFTPWNFPINQVVRKLAAALGAGCSILVKAPEETPASPAELIRAFADAGVPAGTVGLVYGDPAEISNYLIPHPIIRKVTFTGSTPVGKQLAALAGKHMKRVTMELGGHAPVIVAEDADLELAIKIGSGAKFRNAGQVCISPTRYLVHESIRADFAAAFAKYAQGLKVGDGLTAGTQMGPLANPRRITAMADLLADAVQQGAKVLTGGERIGNEGNFFQPTVLNDVPLSARIVNEEPFGPVAAIRGFEKIEDAIAEANRLPFGLAGYAFTSSLKNAHLLAQRLEVGMLWINQAAAPAAELPFGGLKDSGYGSEGGPEAIEAHMNTRLVSIMNV comes from the coding sequence ATGACCTATCCCAACACCCAGCTCTTCATCGCAGGCCAGTGGCAAGACGCCGCCGAAGGCAAGACCCTTGCCGTGTTCAACCCCTCCACGGGCAAAGAAATTGGCCGTGTGGCCCACGCCACCAAAGTGGACCTGGACCGTGCGCTGGACGCCGCACAAAAGGGCTTTGAAGCCTGGCGCGACATGCCCGCCGCCGAGCGCGCCAAGACCATGCGCCGCGCTGCCGCCCTGATGCGCGAGCGCGCCGAATCCATAGCCGCCATCATGGTGCAAGAGCAGGGCAAGCCCCTGGCAGAGGCCAAGGTCGAGACCATGGCATCGGCCGACATCATCGAATGGTTTGCCGACGAGTCGCTGCGTGTGTACGGCCGCATCGTGCCGTCTCGCAACCTCAAGGCCACGCAGATGGTGCTGAAGGACCCCGTGGGCCCCGTGGCGGCCTTCACGCCGTGGAACTTTCCCATCAACCAGGTGGTGCGCAAGCTCGCCGCCGCGCTCGGGGCGGGCTGCTCCATCCTGGTCAAGGCACCTGAAGAAACCCCGGCCAGCCCCGCCGAGCTGATCCGCGCGTTTGCCGATGCGGGCGTGCCTGCAGGCACCGTGGGCCTGGTCTATGGCGACCCGGCGGAAATCTCCAACTACCTGATTCCGCACCCCATCATCCGCAAGGTCACGTTCACGGGCTCTACACCCGTGGGCAAGCAGCTGGCCGCGCTGGCGGGCAAGCACATGAAGCGCGTGACGATGGAACTGGGCGGCCACGCACCGGTCATCGTCGCGGAAGATGCCGACCTGGAACTGGCCATCAAGATCGGCAGCGGCGCCAAGTTCCGCAATGCGGGCCAGGTCTGCATCTCGCCCACGCGCTACCTGGTGCATGAAAGCATCCGTGCCGACTTTGCGGCCGCGTTTGCCAAGTACGCTCAGGGCCTGAAGGTGGGTGACGGCCTCACGGCTGGCACGCAGATGGGGCCGCTGGCCAACCCGCGCCGCATCACCGCCATGGCCGACTTGCTGGCCGACGCGGTGCAGCAGGGCGCCAAGGTGCTTACAGGTGGCGAGCGCATCGGCAACGAAGGCAACTTCTTCCAGCCCACCGTTCTGAACGACGTGCCCCTGTCGGCCCGCATCGTGAACGAAGAGCCCTTTGGCCCCGTGGCGGCGATTCGCGGGTTTGAGAAGATTGAAGACGCCATTGCCGAAGCCAACCGCCTGCCGTTTGGTCTGGCGGGCTATGCGTTCACCTCGTCGCTGAAAAACGCGCACCTTCTGGCCCAGCGCCTGGAAGTGGGCATGCTCTGGATCAACCAGGCCGCAGCCCCTGCGGCCGAGCTGCCCTTTGGCGGCCTGAAGGATTCGGGCTACGGCTCCGAGGGTGGCCCCGAGGCCATCGAGGCGCATATGAACACGCGCCTGGTGTCGATCATGAACGTGTGA
- a CDS encoding efflux RND transporter periplasmic adaptor subunit gives MNFPSFSKFSQRRPLGLATLATAVTATVAAAVLVFQAPVAQADSAPAAPPAMPVSVAAVLQKDIALWDEFSGRLEAVQRVDVRPRVSGAVQAVHFREGSLVKQGDLLVTVDPAPYAAEVDRAEAQVVAAQARVSYTRSELERATRLLDEKAIAQREHDERLNAQREADANLRAAQAALQTAKLNLSYTQVRAPVAGRVGRIEVTVGNLVAAGAGAPVLTTLVSVSPIYASFDTDEQIVVKALADLQSGSKGHSARQLIERIPVQMGTGTTGGTPYTGRLQLIDNQVDAKSGTVRVRAVFDNEDGSLIPGQFARIRMGQARNTQALLINERAVGTDQNKKFVMVVGEGNKAEYREVTLGAPIDGLRVVTSGLKAGENIVVNGLQRVRPGAVVAPQSVPMTAKAEIAGDRKEAKNNSKSPAA, from the coding sequence ATGAACTTCCCATCCTTCTCCAAGTTCTCCCAGCGCCGCCCCCTGGGTCTGGCCACCCTTGCCACGGCCGTGACGGCCACCGTGGCGGCTGCCGTTCTGGTGTTCCAGGCACCCGTGGCGCAGGCAGATAGCGCCCCCGCTGCACCGCCCGCCATGCCGGTGTCGGTGGCTGCCGTGCTGCAAAAAGACATCGCCCTGTGGGACGAATTTTCCGGCCGGTTGGAAGCCGTGCAGCGCGTGGATGTGCGCCCCCGCGTCTCGGGCGCGGTGCAGGCCGTGCACTTCCGCGAAGGCTCGCTGGTCAAGCAGGGCGACCTGCTGGTCACGGTGGACCCCGCCCCCTACGCCGCCGAAGTGGACCGCGCCGAAGCCCAGGTGGTGGCCGCGCAGGCCCGCGTGTCGTACACCCGCAGCGAGCTGGAGCGCGCCACGCGCCTGCTCGACGAAAAAGCCATTGCCCAGCGCGAGCATGACGAACGCCTGAACGCCCAGCGCGAGGCCGATGCCAACCTGCGTGCGGCCCAGGCTGCGCTGCAGACCGCGAAGCTGAACCTTTCGTACACCCAGGTGCGTGCCCCCGTGGCGGGCCGTGTGGGTCGCATTGAAGTCACGGTGGGCAACCTCGTGGCGGCCGGTGCGGGCGCCCCGGTGCTGACCACGCTGGTGTCCGTGAGCCCGATCTATGCGAGCTTTGACACCGACGAGCAGATCGTGGTGAAGGCGCTGGCAGACCTGCAAAGCGGCTCCAAGGGCCACAGCGCGCGCCAGCTGATCGAGCGCATCCCTGTGCAGATGGGCACGGGCACCACGGGCGGCACGCCGTACACCGGGCGCCTGCAGCTCATCGACAACCAGGTCGATGCCAAGAGCGGCACCGTGCGCGTGCGCGCCGTGTTCGACAACGAAGACGGCTCGCTTATCCCCGGCCAGTTCGCCCGCATCCGCATGGGCCAGGCCCGCAACACGCAGGCGCTGCTGATCAACGAGCGTGCCGTGGGCACCGACCAGAACAAGAAGTTCGTGATGGTGGTGGGCGAGGGCAACAAGGCCGAGTACCGCGAGGTCACCCTGGGCGCGCCGATTGACGGTCTGCGCGTGGTCACCTCGGGCCTGAAGGCGGGCGAGAACATCGTCGTCAATGGCTTGCAACGCGTGCGCCCCGGTGCCGTGGTCGCGCCCCAGTCTGTGCCCATGACCGCCAAGGCCGAGATTGCGGGTGATCGCAAGGAAGCCAAGAACAACAGCAAGTCGCCCGCCGCCTGA
- a CDS encoding alpha/beta hydrolase: MQPDHPSSSSLPTQPAAAPAKASGAASSVCTDSTIEVAQGQDVAVRMYGRKKTGHTSPVVVHFHGGAFMSGDLDNGCTVASLLESAGAVVVSVAYPLTPFPQPVDTGYGVLKWVHKHRTKLGGQGAAVYLAGEEAGGNLAAAVALMARDQSHPPLAGQILLSPMLDPCVGTASLREATGDSTGCKWTEGWRNFLRCPRDAEHPYAVPAGAQRLAGLPPTLILVGDTDPMHDEALAYAARLEAAGLSVTRHVFSKNPQWPDALLQTGPHECPCAVGAQEQFRQFFAATRSPVPS; encoded by the coding sequence ATGCAGCCCGACCACCCGTCCTCGTCCTCTTTGCCCACGCAGCCCGCTGCGGCGCCTGCCAAGGCGTCTGGTGCGGCTTCGTCCGTCTGCACCGATTCCACCATTGAGGTGGCTCAGGGGCAGGACGTGGCCGTGCGCATGTACGGCCGCAAGAAGACCGGCCACACGTCGCCGGTGGTCGTGCACTTCCATGGCGGGGCCTTCATGTCGGGCGACCTGGACAACGGCTGCACGGTGGCCTCGCTGCTGGAGAGCGCCGGGGCGGTGGTGGTGTCGGTCGCGTATCCGCTCACGCCGTTTCCGCAGCCGGTGGACACGGGCTACGGGGTGCTCAAGTGGGTGCACAAGCACCGTACCAAGCTCGGCGGGCAGGGCGCTGCCGTGTACCTGGCGGGCGAAGAAGCCGGTGGCAACCTGGCGGCGGCCGTGGCGCTGATGGCGCGCGACCAGTCGCACCCTCCGCTGGCCGGGCAGATTCTGCTGTCGCCCATGCTGGACCCCTGTGTGGGCACCGCGTCGCTGCGCGAGGCCACGGGGGATTCCACGGGCTGCAAGTGGACCGAGGGCTGGCGCAACTTTCTGCGCTGCCCGCGCGATGCCGAGCACCCCTATGCCGTGCCGGCCGGCGCACAGCGCCTGGCGGGGCTGCCGCCCACGCTGATCCTGGTGGGTGACACCGATCCCATGCACGACGAGGCGCTGGCCTACGCGGCCCGGCTGGAGGCTGCCGGCCTGTCGGTCACCCGCCACGTGTTTTCCAAGAACCCGCAGTGGCCCGATGCCCTGCTGCAGACCGGCCCACACGAATGCCCTTGTGCGGTGGGTGCGCAGGAGCAGTTCCGGCAGTTCTTCGCGGCCACGCGAAGTCCGGTGCCGTCCTGA